In Calypte anna isolate BGI_N300 chromosome Z, bCalAnn1_v1.p, whole genome shotgun sequence, the following are encoded in one genomic region:
- the NUDT2 gene encoding bis(5'-nucleosyl)-tetraphosphatase [asymmetrical], with translation MAVRACGLIIYRRLQSAPSSKVTDCIEYLLLQTSYGTHHWTPPKGHVDPGEDDLQTALRETEEEAGLQASQLTLIEGYRKELHYPVHGKPKTVVYWLAEMKDCNTEIKLSEEHQAFQWLKLEDACKFAEYEDMQAMLKEVHQFLCSKE, from the exons ATGGCTGTGAGAGCTTGTGGCTTGATCATCTACAGGAGGCTGCAGTCAGCACCATCTTCTAAGGTCACTGACTGCATTGAATACCTCCTCCTTCAGACATCCTATGGAACCCATCACTGGACCCCACCCAAAG GCCATGTGGACCCAGGAGAGGATGACCTGCAGACAGCCCTACGAGAAACAGAGGAGGAGGCTGGTCTTCAGGCCAGTCAGCTCACTCTCATAGAGGGCTACAGGAAAGAACTACACTATCCTGTCCATGGCAAACCTAAGACTGTAGTTTACTGGCTGGCAGAAATGAAGGACTGTAACACAGAAATCAAGCTTTCGGAGGAGCACCAAGCTTTCCAGTGGCTGAAGCTGGAGGATGCTTGCAAATTTGCTGAATATGAAGACATGCAAGCTATGCTGAAGGAAGTGCATCAGTTTCTCTGCTCCAAAGAATAA
- the LOC115599951 gene encoding uncharacterized protein LOC115599951 isoform X2, whose translation MDLFRLSLGCICLLPWLEAEGQGFLIRNSRLEKCIRVSHHKTNSISLADCKVHSQPQQWSWDPATRTIISLQTKQCLTAPMTQEKALVKLEPCRDWERQAWSCSKKGHLTLQSFGFHLSTKEGGHKVFVSREKDKFSKWKTSENEIICAPAWMAAPRPSKPTQAAADTHVWIYETKTIDSSKMDAVDSDSSVGLNDPPLANKFNSTVPPVKTRQAYLPANEDVSHNHSKKHHGNRGKNAGARFSGTNWKTAMLVLSPLAFILGLIILTLNVHYNKKKKVLSALKSSPAHSSRADLREPPPLRRGPQLYLPPSRSPSLRHGEILIEWKDGTVTPLFDNTNYQMD comes from the exons CAGAGGGACAAGGCTTCCTCATCAGGAACAGCCGGCTGGAAAAGTGCATCCGTGTCTCCCACCACAAGACCAACAGCATCAGCCTGGCTGACTGCAAGGTGCACTCCCAGCCTCAGCAGTGGAGCTGGGACCCTGCCACCAGGACCATCATCAGCCTTCAGACAAAGCAGTGCCTGACAGCCCCCATGACACAGGAGAAGGCTCTGGTCAAGCTAGAGCCCTGCAGGGACTGGGAACGCCAAGCCTGGTCCTGCAGCAAGAAGGGACACTTGACTCTGCAGAGCTTTGGCTTCCACCTTAGCACCAAGGAAGGAGGCCACAAGGTCTTTGTCTCGAGGGAGAAGGACAAATTCAGCAAGTGGAAGACTTCAGAGAATGAAATCATCTGTGCTCCTGCCTGGATGGCAGCCCCAAGGCCCAGCAAACCCACGCAAGCAGCTGCAGACACACATGTGTGGATCTATGAAA CTAAAACCATTGATTCATCAAAGATGGATGCTGTGGACAGCGATTCTTCTGTGGGCTTGAATGACCCACCTCTGGCTAACAAATTTAACAGCACAGTGCCTCCAGTGAAGACCAGACAAGCATATCTCCCAGCAAACGAGG ATGTGTCCCACAATCACTCAAAAAAGCACCATGGAAATCGAGGGAAAAATGCTGGGGCCAGGTTTTCAG GCACCAACTGGAAGACAGCCATGCTGGTCCTCAGCCCCTTGGCCTTTATACTGGGATTAATAATACTGACACTCAATGTTCATTACAACAA GAAGAAGAAAGTCCTCTCTGCTCTGAAGAGTTCCCCagcccacagcagcagagctgacttACGGGAGCCGCCTCCCTTACGAAGAGGCCCTCAGCTGTACCTCCCACCATCCCGCTCCCCTTCCCTGAGGCATGGTGAGATCCTCATTGAGTGGAAAGATGGGACTGTCACGCCTCTCTTTGATAACACAAATTATCAAATGGACTAG
- the LOC115599951 gene encoding uncharacterized protein LOC115599951 isoform X1, whose product MDLFRLSLGCICLLPWLEVAEGQGFLIRNSRLEKCIRVSHHKTNSISLADCKVHSQPQQWSWDPATRTIISLQTKQCLTAPMTQEKALVKLEPCRDWERQAWSCSKKGHLTLQSFGFHLSTKEGGHKVFVSREKDKFSKWKTSENEIICAPAWMAAPRPSKPTQAAADTHVWIYETKTIDSSKMDAVDSDSSVGLNDPPLANKFNSTVPPVKTRQAYLPANEDVSHNHSKKHHGNRGKNAGARFSGTNWKTAMLVLSPLAFILGLIILTLNVHYNKKKKVLSALKSSPAHSSRADLREPPPLRRGPQLYLPPSRSPSLRHGEILIEWKDGTVTPLFDNTNYQMD is encoded by the exons TAGCAGAGGGACAAGGCTTCCTCATCAGGAACAGCCGGCTGGAAAAGTGCATCCGTGTCTCCCACCACAAGACCAACAGCATCAGCCTGGCTGACTGCAAGGTGCACTCCCAGCCTCAGCAGTGGAGCTGGGACCCTGCCACCAGGACCATCATCAGCCTTCAGACAAAGCAGTGCCTGACAGCCCCCATGACACAGGAGAAGGCTCTGGTCAAGCTAGAGCCCTGCAGGGACTGGGAACGCCAAGCCTGGTCCTGCAGCAAGAAGGGACACTTGACTCTGCAGAGCTTTGGCTTCCACCTTAGCACCAAGGAAGGAGGCCACAAGGTCTTTGTCTCGAGGGAGAAGGACAAATTCAGCAAGTGGAAGACTTCAGAGAATGAAATCATCTGTGCTCCTGCCTGGATGGCAGCCCCAAGGCCCAGCAAACCCACGCAAGCAGCTGCAGACACACATGTGTGGATCTATGAAA CTAAAACCATTGATTCATCAAAGATGGATGCTGTGGACAGCGATTCTTCTGTGGGCTTGAATGACCCACCTCTGGCTAACAAATTTAACAGCACAGTGCCTCCAGTGAAGACCAGACAAGCATATCTCCCAGCAAACGAGG ATGTGTCCCACAATCACTCAAAAAAGCACCATGGAAATCGAGGGAAAAATGCTGGGGCCAGGTTTTCAG GCACCAACTGGAAGACAGCCATGCTGGTCCTCAGCCCCTTGGCCTTTATACTGGGATTAATAATACTGACACTCAATGTTCATTACAACAA GAAGAAGAAAGTCCTCTCTGCTCTGAAGAGTTCCCCagcccacagcagcagagctgacttACGGGAGCCGCCTCCCTTACGAAGAGGCCCTCAGCTGTACCTCCCACCATCCCGCTCCCCTTCCCTGAGGCATGGTGAGATCCTCATTGAGTGGAAAGATGGGACTGTCACGCCTCTCTTTGATAACACAAATTATCAAATGGACTAG